A section of the Falco peregrinus isolate bFalPer1 chromosome 3, bFalPer1.pri, whole genome shotgun sequence genome encodes:
- the EPHA2 gene encoding LOW QUALITY PROTEIN: ephrin type-A receptor 2 (The sequence of the model RefSeq protein was modified relative to this genomic sequence to represent the inferred CDS: deleted 2 bases in 2 codons), giving the protein MAGTPPAFTLLFLTAVTPLAAEEVVLLDFAKAQGELGWLTQPYGKGWDLLQNVLNDSLIYIYSVCNVLEGEQENWLRTNWIYRGVAQRIFIELQFTVRDCNSFPTAGGGSCKETFNLYYAESDVDYGTNFQKRQFKKIDTIAPDEITVQDDFASRNVKLNVEVRSVGPLRRKGFYLAFQDLGACVALLSVRIYYKRCPAVLRGMARFPETVAGVDSQTLAEVRGRCVEEAVAEQAPALHCNADGEWLVPIGECLCRAGYEKAGETCQACPPGSFKATVSPEGCQPCPPHTLPSPAAAATCPCQDGFFRAPTDPPADPCTRPPSPPQGVTAVGLGATVQLRWSPPADPGGRRDVTYSVTCEQCWPESGECRPCDGGLRYSQPPRGLTGTGVTVTDLEPHVNYTFTVEAQNGVSPYSHHRSVATTTISVNQTEPPRVTSVSLDGRTATSLVLSWTVPPRQQSRVWKYEVTYSKKVDENSYSVLRCEGTSVTLPKLSPATAYVVRVQALTPDGHGAYSPQHEFETLPEGTEAMASTAVISGSVAGVIFVVLLLAILYILRRRRRSRPRQSAEDVYFSKSDQLKPLKTYVDPHTYEDPNQAMLKFTTEIPPSSITRQKVIGAGEFGEVYKGTLKRGKKEVPVAIKTLKVGYTEKQRVDFLSEATIMGQFCHHNIIRLEGVVSKYKPFMIITEYMENGALDKFLREKQGEFGVIQLVGMLRGIAAGMKYLANMNYVHRDLAARNILVNSNLVCKVSDFGLSRVLEDDPEATYTTSGGKIPIRWTAPEAISYRKFTSASDVWSYGIVMWEVMSYGERPYWELSNHEVMKAINEGFRLPAPLDCPSAIYQLMMQCWQQERSRRPRFADIVSILDKLIRAPDSLKALADFDPRVSIRLPSTSGSEGVPFRSVPEWLESIRMPQYTEHFMASGYSTIEKVLQMTSDDIKKIGVRLPGHQKRIAYSLLGLQEQLGAGGVPI; this is encoded by the exons ATGGCTGGCACCCCCCCAGCCttcaccctcctcttcctcaccgCCGTCACCCCCCTGGCAGCCGAAGAAG TGGTCCTGCTGGACTTCGCCAAGGCAcagggggagctgggctggctgacCCAGCCCTACGGCAAAGGG TGGGACCTGCTGCAGAACGTGCTGAACGACTCCTTGATCTACATCTACTCGGTGTGCAACGTGCTGGAGGGCGAGCAGGAGAACTGGCTCCGCACCAACTGGATCTACCGCGGTGTGGCCCAACGCATCTTCATCGAACTCCAATTCACCGTCCGCGACTGCAACAGCTTCCCCACCGCTGGCGGCGGCTCCTGCAAGGAGACCTTCAACCTCTACTATGCCGAATCCGACGTGGATTACGGCACCAACTTCCAGAAGAGACAGTTCAAGAAGATCGACACCATCGCGCCGGATGAAATCACCGTCCAGGATGATTTTGCTTCCCGGAATGTTAAACTCAACGTTGAGGTCCGATCGGTGGGACCTCTCCGTCGGAAAGGTTTCTACTTGGCTTTCCAGGATTTGGGAGCGTGCGTGGCGTTGCTTTCCGTTCGGATTTATTACAAGAGGTGCCCGGCTGTTTTACGGGGGATGGCTCGCTTCCCCGAGACGGTGGCCGGTGTCGACTCGCAGACCTTGGCCGAGGTGCGGGGAAGGTGCGTGGAGGAGGCGGTGGCTGAGCAGGCGCCTGCGCTGCACTGCAACGCTGACGGCGAGTGGCTGGTGCCCATCGGGGAGTGCCTGTGCCGCGCTGGCTATGAGAAAGCGGGAGAGACTTGCCAAG CTTGCCCCCCCGGCTCCTTCAAGGCCACCGTGTCCCCCgagggctgccagccctgcccgccccacaccctgccctcccctgctgccGCCGCCACCTGC CCCTGCCAGGACGGCTTCTTCCGCGCCCCCACCGAC CCCCCCGCCGACCCCTGCACCC gtcccccctcgcccccccaaGGTGtcacagctgtggggctgggggccacgGTGCAGCTGCGTTGGTCCCCCCCTGCTGACCCCGGCGGCCGTAGGGATGTCACCTACAGCGTCACCTGTGAGCAGTGCTGGCCGGAGAGCGGGGAGTGCCGTCCCTGCGACGGGGGGCTCCGCTATTCACAGCCCCCCCGGGGGTTGACGGGGACGGGGGTCACCGTCACCGACCTGGAGCCACATGTCAACTACACCTTCACCGTCGAAGCCCAGAATGGCGTGTCACCCTACAGCCACCACCGTAGTGtagccaccaccaccatcagcGTCAACCAGACGG AGCCACCTCGGGTGACATCGGTGAGCCTGGATGGACGGACGGCCACCAGCTTGGTCCTCTCCTGGACGGTGCCACCGCGGCAGCAGAGTAGGGTCTGGAAGTACGAGGTCACCTACAGCAAGAAG gTGGATGAGAACAGCTACTCAGTGCTGCGCTGCGAGGGCACCTCCGTCACCCTCCCCAAGTTGTCCCCTGCCACCGCCTACGTGGTGCGGGTCCAGGCGCTCACCCCGGACGGCCACGGTGCCTACAGCCCCCAGCACGAGTTCGAGACCCTGCCCGAGG GCACCGAGGCCATGGCATCCACCGCTGTCATCAGCGGCTCCGTCGCTGGTGTCATCTTTGTAGTCCTCCTCTTGGCCATTCTCTACATCCTCCGGCG gaggaggaggtcaCGGCCACGCCAGTCTGCCGAGGATGTCTACTTCTCCAAGTCAG ACCAGCTGAAGCCCCTCAAGACCTACGTTGACCCACACACCTACGAAGACCCCAACCAAGCCATGCTCAAGTTCACCACCGAGATCCCTCCATCTTCCATCACCCGCCAGAAGGTCATCGGCGCTG GTGAATTTGGGGAGGTCTACAAGGGCACCCTGAAGCGTGGTAAGAAGGAGGTGCCGGTGGCCATCAAGACCTTGAAGGTGGGCTACACGGAGAAGCAACGGGTGGACTTCTTGAGCGAAGCGACCATCATGGGCCAGTTCTGCCACCACAACATCATCCGCCTGGAAGGGGTCGTCTCCAAGT ACAAACCCTTCATGATCATCACGGAGTACATGGAGAACGGCGCGCTGGATAAATTCCTGCGG GAAAAACAGGGGGAATTCGGTGTCATCCAGCTGGTGGGGATGTTGCGGGGCATCGCCGCCGGCATGAAGTACTTGGCCAACATGAATTATGTCCACCGGGATCTGGCCGCCCGGAATATCTTGGTGAACAGCAACCTGGTGTGCAAAGTGTCCGATTTTGGGCTTTCACGGGTGTTGGAAGACGACCCCGAAGCCACCTACACCACCAGC GGGGGGAAGATCCCCATCCGCTGGACGGCGCCCGAAGCCATCTCCTACCGCAAGTTCACCTCTGCCAGCGACGTCTGGAGCTACGGCATCGTCATGTGGGAGGTGATGTCCTACGGCGAGCGCCCATACTGGGAGCTCTCAAACCACGAG GTGATGAAGGCCATCAACGAGGGCTTCCGCCTGCCGGCGCCCCTGGATTGTCCCTCTGCCATCTACCAGCTGATgatgcagtgctggcagcaggagcgCAGCCGGCGCCCCAGGTTTGCCGATATCGTCAGCATCCTCGACAAGCTCATCCGCGCCCCCGACTCCCTTAAGGCGCTGGCAGACTTCGACCCCCG GGTCTCCATCCGCCTGCCCAGCACCAGTGGCTCAGAGGGAGTCCCCTTCCGCTCCGTCCCCGAGTGGCTGGAGTCCATTAGGATGCCCCAGTACACGGAGCACTTCATGGCCTCGGGCTACAGCACCATCGAGAAGGTCCTGCAGATGACCAGCGA CGACATCAAGAAAATCGGGGTGCGCCTGCCGGGGCACCAGAAGCGCATCGCCTAcagcctgctggggctgcaggagcagctcgGGGCCGGGGGGGTCCCCATTTAA
- the CPLANE2 gene encoding LOW QUALITY PROTEIN: ciliogenesis and planar polarity effector 2 (The sequence of the model RefSeq protein was modified relative to this genomic sequence to represent the inferred CDS: deleted 2 bases in 2 codons) — MAERGGPVLEPGWLLSPAGRPYRDSILHKNRRRVFGLLERPVLPPPLAAPTVTYKLFVSGKSGVGKTALVAVLAGTPVPPTHHETLGIEATTVHWPAKPRASGRPVIFQLHFWDCGDGALRKFEHLLPACKEEADAILFLFSFTDRSSFEELPALMSRVIGPDEENLVKVVVGTKFDLSPQADVTEGDVVAFEGTWGLPVLRAGSGPGLGGAGGGLARVAPLLDALVERLWRRDQIAAGVALEDEGTPPA; from the exons ATGGCGGAGCGGGGGGGCCCGGTGCTGGAGCCCGGCTGGCTCCTctcccccgccggccgccctTACCGGGACTCCATCCTCCACAAGAACCGGCGGAGAGTGTTCG gTCTGCTGGAGCGCCCggtgctg cccccccccttggCCGCCCCCACTGTCACCTACAAACTCTTCGTCTCCGGCAAGAGCGGCGTGGGCAAGACGGCCTTGGTGGCCGTGCTGGCGGGGACCCCCGTGCCCCCCACCCACCATGAGACCCTGG gCATTGAGGCCACCACGGTGCACTGGCCCGCCAAGCCACGCGCCAGCGGCCGCCCCGTCATCTTCCAGCTGCATTTTTGGGATTGCGGAGACGGAGCGCTGAGAAAATTCGAGCATCTGCTGCcg gcttgTAAGGAGGAGGCGGACgccatcctcttcctcttctccttcacCGACCGCTCGTCCTTCGAGGAGCTGCCAGCCCTCATGAGCCGGGTCATCGGCCCTGACGAAGAAAACCTCGTTAAGGTGGTCGTCGGCACCAA ATTCGACCTGTCCCCGCAGGCAGATGTGACAGAGGGGGATGTGGTGGCCTTCGAGGGGACCTGGGGGCTGCCGGTGCtgcgggcgggcagcgggccggggctcgggggggcgggtggggggcTGGCCCGGGTCGCC CCCCTCCTCGACGCCCTGGTTGAGAGGCTCTGGCGGCGGGACCAGATCGCTGCTGGTGTCGCCCTGGAGGATGAGGGGACCCCCCCGGCCTGA